The Acipenser ruthenus chromosome 25, fAciRut3.2 maternal haplotype, whole genome shotgun sequence genome has a window encoding:
- the LOC117411777 gene encoding peregrin-like → MGLDFDVKTFCHNLRATKPPYECPVETCRKIYKSYSGIEYHLYHYDHDNPPPAQGTPLRKPKKKGRQSRGGAGGGGGGSTPGGGDQPSPAHSELSQSPSRETMTYAQAQRLVEVDIQGKVHRISIFENLDVVSEEEGESEEPSGGQGGVGGGGGGDSAGAKDRPDTPAANSGNSGASGGKGTNTTPKPGKHKSKEKKKEASGHHHHHYHSASSGPAVKLPEVVYRELEQDTQDAPPRPASYYRYIDKSVKELDEEVEYDMDEEDYIWLDIMNDKRHAEGVLSIPQEVFEYLMDRLEKESYFESHNKADPSALIDEDAVCCICNDGECQNSNVILFCDMCNLAVHQECYGVPYIPEGQWLCRRCLQSPSRAVDCALCPNKGGAFKQTDDSGWAHVVCALWIPEVCFANTVFLEPIDSIEHIPPARWKLTCYICKQRGSGACIQCHKANCYTAFHVTCAQQAGLYMKMEPVRETGANGTSFSVRKTAYCDIHTPPGSARHPASAPTSAGALSLSEGDPEDEEEPHEEEGKGWSSEKVKKAKAKSRIKMKKARKILAEKRAAAPVVSVPCIPPHRLSKITSQLTLPRKSQFMQRLHSYWTLKRQSRNGVPLLRRLQTHLQSQRHPEQDSDEKDSSLESRVVFPREGDEKQSDLKEQLKSWQRLRHDLERARLLVELIRKREKIKRESIKVQQLAMEVQLTPFLILLRNTLEQLQDKDTSNFFTDPVPLAEVPDYLDHIKKPMDFQTMLVSLEAHEYRSFEQFEEDFGLIVNNCLKYNAKDTVFYRAAVRLREQGGALLRQARRQADKIGIDFETGLHLPKPPAAEGQRGQLGLEDADLLLPENRRRLPLCEQLKVLQEKLDEVSAGKHSIGRSRRAKALKKEMTVIKRKLAHQREGGGMGGREGGDRGQGVAPPSSHHHHRHHHNPLPGNGTTGTGTGSSSKELRRLSDQEGEESSSHEMGGAGGSSSSSALAPEVGRRTSVLFSKKNPKTAGPPKRPGRPPKNRDSQGAPGCRPSPIGPPRLPLLSGPRQRKRVRSPRSSSSSDSESQESSEDLHLGLPSNGFDGGSQPVTESFRVYRNERSLPRSSSDSESSTSTSSSAASDRTSTTPSKQGRGKPSFSRVNFPEDSSEETSGTENESYSAGGGRGVSLGMVRSGRGRSCWMSPDEYSPLHSLDLVWAKCRGYPSYPALIIDPKMPREGMFHHGVPIPVPPLDVLKLGEQMSQESREHLYLVLFFDNKRTWQWLPRTKLVPLGVDQELDKLKMLEGRKSNIRKSVQVAYHRAMQHHNKVQGEQSSDSSDTD, encoded by the exons ATGGGTCTGGACTTCGACGTGAAGACGTTCTGCCACAACCTGCGGGCCACGAAGCCCCCGTACGAGTGCCCGGTGGAGACCTGCCGCAAGATCTACAAGAGCTACAGCGGCATTGAGTACCACCTGTACCACTACGACCACGACAACCCCCCTCCTGCCCAGGGCACCCCGCTGCGCAAGCCCAAGAAGAAGGGGCGCCAGTCCCGCGGGggggcaggaggaggaggagggggctcCACGCCCGGGGGGGGggaccagcccagcccagcccactCAGAACTCTCCCAGTCCCCCAGCAGAGAGACCATGACCTACGCACAGGCGCAGAGGCTGGTGGAGGTAGACATCCAGGGCAAGGTGCACAGGATCAGCATCTTCGAGAACCTGGACGTCGTTTCGGAAGAGGAAGGAGAGTCCGAGGAGCCCTCCGGGGGGCAGGGGggcgtggggggagggggtgggggggattcaGCAGGTGCAAAAGACAGGCCCGACACCCCTGCGGCCAATTCGGGCAACTCGGGAGCCAGCGGGGGCAAAGGCACCAACACCACCCCCAAACCGGGCAAGCACAAGagcaaggagaagaagaaggaggccTCGGGGCACCATCACCACCACTACCACAGTGCCTCCTCTGGACCGGCGGTCAAACTGCCTGAGGTGGTGTACAGGGAGCTGGAGCAGGACACACAGGACGCACCCCCAAGACCTGCCTCCTACTAcag GTACATTGACAAGTCTGTGAAGGAGCTGGACGAGGAGGTGGAGTACGACATGGACGAGGAAGATTACATCTGGCTGGACATCATGAACGACAAGCGGCACGCTGAGGGGGTGCTGTCCATCCCCCAGGAGGTCTTCGAGTACCTCATGGACCGGCTGGAGAAGGAGTCCTACTTCGAGAGCCACAACAAG GCGGACCCCAGCGCCCTCATCGACGAGGACGCCGTGTGCTGCATCTGCAACGACGGCGAGTGCCAGAACAGCAACGTCATCCTGTTCTGCGACATGTGCAACCTGGCCGTGCACCAAGAGTGCTACGGGGTGCCCTACATCCCCGAGGGCCAGTGGCTGTGCCGGCGGTGCCTGCAGTCCCCGTCCCGCGCGGTGGACTGCGCGCTCTGCCCCAACAAGGGCGGCGCCTTCAAGCAGACGGACGACAGCGGCTGGGCGCACGTGGTGTGCGCGCTGTGGATCCCGGAGGTCTGCTTCGCCAACACGGTGTTCCTGGAGCCCATCGACAGCATCGAGCACATCCCCCCCGCGCGCTGGAAGCTGACCTGTTACATCTGCAAGCAGCGCGGCTCCGGAGCCTGCATCCAGTGCCACAAAGCCAACTGCTACACGGCTTTCCATGTGACCTGCGCACAGCAGGCAGGGCTCTACATGAAGATGGAGCCCGTGAGGGAGACGGGGGCCAACGGCACGTCGTTCAGCGTGAGGAAGACTGCGTACTGCGACATCCACACCCCGCCCGGCTCGGCGCGCCACCCCGCCTCGGCCCCCACCTCGGCCGGGGCGCTGTCCCTCAGCGAGGGGGACCCCGAGGACGAGGAGGAGCCCCACGAGGAGGAGGGCAAGGGGTGGAGCTCGGAGAAGGTGAAGAAGGCCAAGGCCAAGTCACGCATCAAGATGAAGAAGGCGCGCAAGATCCTGGCGGAGAAGAGAGCGGCCGCGCCCGTGGTGTCCGTGCCGTGCATCCCCCCGCACAG GCTCAGTAAGATCACAAGCCAGCTGACCCTGCCGCGGAAGAGCCAGTTCATGCAGCGGCTGCACAGCTACTGGACTCTGAAGAGACAGTCTCGCAACGGCGTGCCGCTCCTGCGCCGGCTGCAGACGCACCTGCAGTCCCAGCGCCACCCCGAGCAG GACAGCGATGAGAAGGACAGCTCCTTGGAGAGTAGAGTGGTTTTTCCT AGGGAGGGTGACGAGAAGCAGAGCGACCTGAAAGAGCAGCTCAAGTCCTGGCAGAGACTGCGGCACGACCTGGAGAGAGCCAGACTGCTGGTGGAGCTGATCCGCAAGAGAGAGAAAATCAAACGAGAGtcg ATCAAGGTGCAGCAGCTTGCCATGGAGGTGCAGCTGACTCCCTTCCTGATCCTGCTCAGGAACACTCTGGAGCAGCTGCAGGACAAGGACACCAGCAACTTCTTCACTGACCCTGTGCCGCTGGCAGAG GTGCCAGACTATCTGGACCACATCAAGAAGCCGATGGACTTCCAGACGATGTTGGTCAGCCTGGAGGCTCACGAGTACCGCAGCTTCGAGCAGTTCGAGGAGGACTTTGGGCTCATTGTCAACAACTGCCTCAAGTACAATGCCAAGGACACGGTGTTCTACCGGGCCGCGGTGAGGCTCCGTGAGCAGGGGGGCGCACTGCTGAGGCAGGCCAGGAGGCAGGCAGACAAGATCGGCATCGACTTCGAGACGGGGCTGCACCTGCCCAAACCCCCCGCCGCAGAGGGGCAGCGCGGCCAGCTGGGCCTGGAGGATG CAGACCTGCTGCTCCCAGAGAACCGCAGGCGGCTGCCCCTGTGCGAGCAGCTCAAGGTCCTGCAGGAGAAGCTGGACGAGGTGAGCGCTGGGAAGCACAGCATCGGCCGCTCGCGGCGCGCCAAGGCTCTGAAGAAGGAGATGACGGTGATCAAGCGCAAGCTGGCACACCAGAGAGAAGGGGGTGGGATGGGGGGCCGGGAGGGGGGCGACCGCGGGCAAGGGGTCGCCCCCCCCTCATCGCACCACCACCACCGTCATCACCACAACCCCCTCCCTGGCAACGGCACCACCGGAACTGGCACGGGCAGCAGCAGCAAGGAGCTCCGTCGGCTCTCTGaccaggagggggaggagagcagCAGCCATGAGATGGGGGGagcagg GGGGTCCTCCTCTTCCTCCGCTCTGGCCCCAGAAGTGGGGCGTCGCACCTCGGTCCTCTTCTCTAAGAAGAATCCCAAGACCGCGGGGCCCCCAAAGAGGCCAGGGAGGCCCCCGAAGAACCGGGACAGCCAGGGTGCCCCCGGCTGCCGCCCTAGCCCCATCGGGCCCCCCCGGCTGCCCCTGCTCTCCGGCCCCCGCCAGAGGAAGAGGGTGCGAAGCCCCCGGAGCAGCTCAAGCTCGGACAGTGAGAGTCAGGAGAGCAGCGAGGACCTCCACCTGG GTCTCCCCTCCAATGGGTTTGACGGGGGCAGTCAGCCAGTGACGGAGAGTTTCCGCGTGTATCGAAACGAACGCAGCCTCCCACGCAGCTCCTCCGACTCGGAGTcgagcaccagcaccagcagcaGCGCCGCCTCCGACCGTACCag CACCACTCCCTCCAAGCAGGGTCGCGGCAAGCCCTCGTTCTCCCGGGTGAACTTCCCAGAGGACAGCAGCGAGGAGACGTCGGGGACGGAGAACGAGTCCTACTCCGCGGGAGGGGGGCGCGGAGTCTCTCTCGGCA TGGTCCGTTCGGGTCGCGGACGGTCCTGTTGGATGTCTCCCGATGAGTACAGCCCGCTTCACTCTCTGGACCTGGTGTGGGCAAAGTGCCGGGGCTACCCCTCCTACCCCGCACTG ATCATTGATCCGAAGATGCCTCGGGAGGGGATGTTCCATCATGGCGTCCCGATCCCGGTGCCCCCCCTCGACGTGCTCAAACTGGGGGAGCAGATGAGCCAGGAGTCCCGAGAGCACCTCTACCTCGTGCTGTTCTTCGACAACAAGAGGACCTG GCAGTGGCTGCCGCGCACCAAGCTGGTTCCCCTGGGGGTTGACCAGGAGCTGGACAAGCTGAAGATGCTGGAGGGGAGGAAGAGCAACATCCGGAAATCTGTGCAGGTGGCTTACCACCGAGCCATGCAGCACCACAACAAAGTGCAGGGAGAGCAGAGCAGCGACTCGAGCGACACGGACTAG